The nucleotide sequence TAGTCATGCGATATATAATATTAAGTACCATATAATATGGGTTACAAAATACAGATATAAAGTATTAGTAAAACCAATTTCAATAAGACTAAGAGACTTAATAATACAAGGATGTGAAGCAAGAAATATCAAGATGATAAAAGGTAGTGTAGGAAAAGACCATGTTCATATGTTAGTATCATGTCCACCAAATTTATCACCAAGTAAAACAGTACAGTACTTGAAAGGAAGATCGTCTAGATTATTACAAGAACAGTACCCAGAGTTAAGAAAAAGGTATTGGGGACAACATTTGTGGGCAAGAGGATATTTTTTGCGGGCAGTAGGTAATGTAACAGAAGGAATAGTGAAAAATTATATAGAAAACCAATAAATACCAGTTACTAAAAGTGATTTTAAGGTTGAAGAATAGTAAATTTATTGTGCTTAAGCCTAAACAAGACTTTCAGTCTTAGACATTTATACCTAAATCCACCTACTTTAGTAGGTGTGTTGTTTAATTTGAATATTCAAGTCTTTATAAGTGTTATTCAAAATCACTTTATAGTCATAAAGCAAAAATTAATGCACTAAAAGATTTACTTCTTCAATCACTTAGTAGATAACGGCTTAATCATGACCACCAGCTTAGCTGGGGGTTTGTTCATGCCCTATAAGGGCGTTTTGCCGGTAGCGCCTGCTTTTAGTGAAAATCTAGAGTATGATACTCCAAATGATATACTAACTAAGATTACTAGAAATGTACCAGAGTATTTTGATATTACTAAACAAGGTAATACAGGTTTCTGGCCAGTTGGTGAATCACGAGTACTATATAACAATGGCTTTGCAACTGCTGATTCAAAAGCAAATCTTGCCATTGTTGATAATGGGATTTTATTTAACAAAGTTAAAAATACAGATAGTATTGGTAATAGATTTAAAGAAAGAATTAAAGAGGCTGGATTGGTTAAGTAGGATTTGGTTAGATATTTAAAAATAATTAGTGTAAAAAAGAAGATGACTGATAGTCATCTTCTTTTAATTATCCTTCTATGCAAGGAAATGATTTAGAGTAACCCTCTATTATTTAATTACGAAGTAGCTTTCTTTTTTCGTGTATATTCTTTAAAAAGTTCTACAAATTTGCCATTCATAGCTATCAAAGCAATCAAATTAGGTATAACAATAAATCCTACAGCAATATCAGCTAAAGACCATATCGCTTCAACTTCCATAGTTACCGCTAGAATTGGTGGAATAAAGAAAAACCACTGTAGATATTTTACACTTTTTTCTCCAAAAATATATTCTATGCATGTACGGAATTCAATAAAGAAACCTAAATAGGATGAATACGTAAATAATATAACAGAAACACAAAGAATAATTATTCCAAATTGTCCCCAAACACTTCTAAAAGCATCAAATGTAAGTACTACACCTGTATGACCATTACACCAAACTCCACTTGCGATTATTGATAATGCTGTTAATGTACATACAATAATTGTATCAATAAATACTTCTATAACACCATACATACCTTGATGAATTGGATGATCTGTTTGAGCTGTTGCATGTACAGTTGTAGCAGTTCCCATACCTGTTTCACTTGAGAATATTCCACGAGAAGCGCCACGTCCTACTGCCAAAGAAATAGTTGACCCTGCAAACCCTCCTACTGCTGGAGCTGGTGAAAAAGCATATTTAAATATCATTGCAAAAGCGGCTGGAACATTCCCAATATTAGAAATAATGACAACTAGTGCTCCAACAATAAAAACTATAACCATAGGCGGAATCAGCTTTTCACAAACGTTACCTATTTTTCTAATACCACCTGTCATAATTATTAAAATACTTAAACCAACCAAAACAATTCCACTTACAATTAAAGGAATACCAAATACATCTTGTGCTGATGTTGCTAATGTATTTGTCTGAACAAAGCAAGCATCAGTTATAACTTCAACCAATAAAGCAACTACATAAATACCTCCTAAAATACCACCAGCTTTTCCCATGCCTTTACGCATATAATGCATTGGTCCACCATAAAATTCTCCATTTTCACCTTTTTTACGATATTTTACTGCTAAAGTTACTTCAGCCATTTTTGTCATCATACCAACTAAAGCTATAATCCACATCCAAAAAACTGCACCTGGTCCGCCAATAGCAATAGCTGCGGCTACTCCCGCAATGTTTCCACTTCCAACTGTTCCTGCTAAAACAGTTGTTAAAGCTTGAAATGAACTTAAGTTACCTTCATTAGTAGTTTTTGATTTGCTTTTATTAAACAATTCACCAAAAGTCTTTTTACATACAGTACCAAACCCTCTAATCTGAAAAAAACCTGTTCGAACACTTAAAAGTAATCCTGTACCGACCATTAAAATCATCAAGGGAGTTCCCCATAAAAAATCCGTAGCATTAACAATCATTTCAAACATACTACAATTCCTCCTCTTCAGTTCGTTTTTGGTTTTGTTTTACACCAAGTTTCTTTAGGATTATTCTTATTTAATAACTTTCATGTAAGCCATCCCATACTATTCGTCGATAATTTTCTTTATCTGTATCACCTTCAGTAGAAAAACATAAAACTGTTGAATTTTCATCTAATTGTAATTCTTCTCTTAACCAGTCTAAACTCTTATTTTGCATTACTTCACTTACAAAACCTAGTGTTGCAGCACCACTCTCACCTGATATTACTCTTGCATCATTATTTATAGGATTACCTAAAACTCGCATTCCTTTTGCTGCAACATAATCAGGACAAGAAACGAAATTATCAGCATGGTCATGTAAAACTTTCCACCCAATAGTACATGGTTCTCCACATGCTAGACCTGCCATAATAGTATCCATATCACCTGTTACAAAATGTAATTTGCCATCATCAGCCTTTGCTGTTCTATAAATGCAATCTGCTTTATTTGGTTCTACGATAGTTATTATAGGTCTTTCTTCGTCGCCATATAAGTCTGCAAAAAAGCCAGTAACTCCTCCTGACAGAGCTCCTACTCCTGCTTGTAGAAAAATATGTGTAGGCTTCTCGATTTCATATGCTTTTAATTGTTGTGCTGCTTCATAAGCCATAGTAGTATATCCTTGCATAATCCAAGATGGAATATCCTCATATCCTTCCCATGCTGTATCTTGGACCATTATCCACCCATTTTTTTCAGCTCCAGAATTAGCAAGGCGTACTGCATCATCATAATTTAGGTCAGTTATACTAGCATCTGAACCAAGTGCTTGAATATTTTTAAGTCTTTCCTCAGCAGATCCTTTTGGCATATACACTACTGACTTTTGTTTTAGTCGATTAGCAGTCCAAGCAACTCCTCTTCCATGGTTACCATCTGTAGCTGTAACAAATGTTTTTTCTCCAAATTTATCTCGAATTTCATGAGAAATCAAACGCTCATATGGTAGTTCACTTATATCTAATCCTAAAGCTTTAGCAATATAATTCCCTATAGAATAAGAACCCCCTAATACTTTAAAAGCATTTAGTCCAAAGCGATAACTCTCATCTTTAACAAAGATTTTTTTAATTCCTAAATTTTGTGCCAAGTTATCTAATTTTACCAATGGAGTTTCTGAATACTCTGGAAAACTTGCGTGAAATTTTTGCACCTTTTGAGCATTTTTATAACCAAAATTATCAACAGGAAACAAATTATCTTTTTTTCTATCATAATGTACTAACTTAAAACACTCATTCATACTTTTTCCTCCTTTTAATATTTAGCAATAAATTTGATTTTAAATTTTATAATGATAAAGTAACATTTTTATAATTACAATTTTTTTATTTCTAATAACCCCATAACTAAGCTATCTAATAAAACCTTTTCCTACTCTATATTTTATTATCAGCTTCTATAATTATTGCTTTTACATATCCAAGCTTGTTTTTGTAGCTTTATTAATAATTTCTCTATTCTTTTGTTAAATCTCTTAAAACTAAAATTAATTTTTTACTGTATACAGCTTTCATATATCCATATTGCAAATCACATGCCATCTTGTTTTATTAATTAAAAATGCGTTATTTTTAAGCTTCTTTAAAAACATATCTATTGATCTTAATAAAAAAAGTTATTAAAATGATAATTTTTATCACTTTGATAACTTCTCCACAATTATATTTAAGTATCTTGTTTTTACAATATTTATGTCTTATTTATTTATCATTTTGATAAATTATAATGTTTCATCTTTCTATATAAAGTAGCGATTCCTATACCAAGCTTTTTTGCTGCTGCTTTTTTTCCTTCAGTTGTTGAGCCATAGATTTCTAAAGCTCTTTTGATAGCATTTTTTTCTAGTTCATGTAATTTGCATAAATCCACACTTTTTTTCTTTATTTCTCTTTTATTTTGAATAATACTCTTTGGTATTGTTGACAAATCAAGTATCCCACTGTTATCTACCATATTAATCATAAATTCAATTGTATTCTCTAATTCACGTACATTCCCAGGCCATGAATACATAAAAAAAACATCCCATACTTCTTTTTTTACTTCTATATTTGAATATTTCTTGCCAAATAAATTTGAATATTTCTTGATAAAATAATTTGTTAATATTCTAATATCAGTTATTCTTTCTCTTAGTGGGGGAACTTCAAAAGGAATTATATTTAATCTGTAGTATAAATCTTCCCTAAATTTATTTTCTTCAATAGCTTTAATAAGTTCTTTGTTAGTTGCAGCTATAACTCTTATATCAACATCTATAACTTTGTTCGATCCAATTTTTGTTATCTTCTTTTCTTGCAATACTCTTAGTAGTTTTGTTTGAAGATAAATCGGCATGTCTCCTATTTCATCCAAAAAAATCGTTCCTTTGTCAGCAAGCTCAAATTTACCTATTTTACCTATTGGATTAGCTCCTGTAAAAGCTCCTTTTACATAACCAAAAAGTTCACTTTCAAGTAAAGCATCTGGAATAGCTCCACAATTTACTGCAATAAAAGGTTTAGTTTTTCTTATACTTTCATTATGAATAGCTCTTGCAAATAATTCTTTGCCAGTACCACTTTCTCCAGTTATTAAAACTGTTGAATTAGATAAGCTTATTTTCTTTATATTATTTTTTAGAATACTCATTTTATTTGAATTACTTAAAATATCTTCACATGTAATAACTTGATTTATATTTGTATATTTCGATATATTATCTTTAATCTTTTTTTCATCACCAAAAATTAACATTTCATCGAATTGTTCATCTGATAGCTTTAATTTATAAAGTTCTCCTATTAAATTATAGCTTCTCTTATTTATTGTTACTTGATATTTTTTAAATTCCAAGAAGCTATCACCAATAAGCGTTATATTTACTATATTTCTACTATAATCATCTGATAACTTTAATTGTTTAATACCCTTTTCATTAATATGAGTTATATATTTATCTTTATTTAAAATAATTACTCCATTTTCTATCTTATCGATAACAAAATTTAATGATTTCAAATAATTTTGTTCTCGTACTTTCTCCCACTTTTCATATGCAGCAATACTGATAAATTCTGAAATCTGCTGTAAAAATTCCATATGTACATCAAAATTAGACAATAAATGTTTCTTCTGAGCTTCATTTATACAAATTAGCCCTATAACTCCTATTGGCACCCCTTTTAATTTTATCGGAGTACACACTTCAAATTTTTCCTCACAGGTATTTCTATTTAGACATGTCAAACATAGCTCATGATAACGAGGTTTATGAATTATTTGAGTTTCACCCGATTCTAACGCAAATTTGTAAACACAACCTTCATTACACATATCTTTGTTTACTCTATTTTTAAATATGCCTGTCCCAGCAATTCTTATAAGGTTTTTATCTGCTATTTCAACTTCTACCTGCAGTATTTGAGATATAATGTTTGCATATTTAATAACAGCTTCTTGAATATCTATTAATTTAAACTCCACTTAGTTCACCCTCTTGTATATTAGTTGGTTGTTAAAATATGTAGATGATTAATCTAGTTAATATACACTAAAATAAATTACTAACAAATTTATTTTATACTTCTTTTATCTTCACATCAAATAATATTTATTATAACAGCTCCAAAAACAAGTACATTTAAAAAGTTCAAAATAGAATTAAAGAAATATTAGAAAAAAATAATGGATCTAGCTTCCCTAGAATTCTTAATGATTCAAGATACACATATTACAGAAACAGCTAAACTTGCAAATGTTGTTTTAACAGCTTTCATATTGATTTTATACTTTTCTTCCATAATTTCTATTGCACTCAGTTTTTTCTGCCTTAGTAATAAAATACTGCATACTTGTTAAATTTAGTCTATGTACTACAATTAAATTAAAATAATTTCAATATATCAAGGAGGTAGTATGATGAAATATGAAATTATAAGAGAAAGAGATGCATATTTAGTAAAATCACTATGCAATGAATTGATGGTATATCAGAAAAGTAAAGCTAAGATTACACCTGAAAGGTTTGATTCGATGTCATTCGAAACACGACTTCTTCCTTCATTAGAAAAGGCGGATAAAAATTTCATTATGATAGCTAAAGATGATGACGAAGTTGTTGGTTATGTTTACTGTAATTTATCAGCTAAAGAAGTCTATGATAATGATTTTGCAACTTTCTTCGATATAAATTCCGTTGAAGATCAGGTCGGTTGTTTATCTCAATTTTTTATAAAAGACGGTTATAGAGGCTCTGGTATTGGTACACGATTATTTAATGAAGGCATGAAGTGGTTAAATCAATTAGATGTAAAAGATCTATTTATTTTCGTTTCAAACGGTAATGATAATGCACTTAGCTTCTACAAGCATAAGGGATTTAAAGAATCTCATAAAATATTAGACGGTTTTATTACTGTTTTGAGGAATATGTAATAATATTTCTTTATGATTCATCAGTTATTTTCGCTTTAATCAACAAAAATTTGAATGAGAATCATGACTGAATATGATTTTTATTTACTTTAATTGCTACCTTAATGTTCCTTTGTAGGTCTTATTTATTTACAAACCCCCTTTGAAAACTGGGAATTTTCATAGGAGGTTTTCATTAATCCGAATAAATATATGATTAATCGCGCTTATTTTTTTCCTTTATCTGTTTTCCCCATTTAGCCAATGCAATCAAAGCTGGGATTAAATCTTTACCATCTTCTGTTAGTGAATATTCGACTCTAGGAGGTATCTCCATATATTGCTTGCGATGTACAATGCCGTGGTTTTCCAATTCTTTTAAAGACTGTGTCAACATCATATTAGTGATGCCTTCAATTGCTCTTTTCAATTCGTTGTATCTTAGAATGTCATGTTTATAAAGAGCCCAAAGAATAGGGAGCCGCCATTTTCCACCAACAACATTTAAGGCATATGTCAAATTACAACTATCATATTTGTTTTGGTATTTTGATTCTGCTTTCATTGAAAACTCCTTTGCTCAGTAATATCATTCTTTGACAACAAAAATTGCATATTTACTATAAAATTCCTGCATAATATCATTATAGCAAAATAATATTTATTATATCAACTAAAAAAACTACAACATGCTCATATATGAAGTAATTAAGGAAAGTGCTGTAAATAACTTAAATCTTTGATCAACCTTTAAATACTATATTATCAGTTAAATCTTCTATTGAATAACTCAGGTTTTCAGTTATTTTATTATTGTTTTCAATCTTGTGTTCTATTACTATCAAAAAAATTAATTCATTTAAAGTGTCTCTAATTTTAATTAAATGAAATATGTAAATGAACGTAGTATTTTTCTACATTTTGTTTTTGCACTATAATTCTTAATACAAAAGGCACAGTTAACACTGTGCCTTTTGTATTGTAAACTTAATGGTTTCTAATATATTTATAAGAAATTTCTATAAATATTTAGATAAATAATGTAATGCCTATACATATAAGCAGTATATATACAAATATTTGAAATCTTATTATTGATATTTTTGTAAGAGCTTTATTTCCTATAAAAAGTCCTAATAAAACTGCAGGAAAAAGTAATAAAAACATATAAAAATGATCTATGGTTATTTGTCCACGTATAAAATACCCTATTATAATAAATGGATTAAGCAAACCCCAATAAAGCGATAACATACCACGATATGTATTCTTATTGTTTGTTACTTTATCCATATACATAGAAATAAGCGGTCCGCCCATTCCATAAGCTGATTGCATCATACCACTTAATATTGGATATATATAGTGATAAGGTTTTAAAACTTTTTTATTTTGTCTATTTGTATAAAGTAAATAAAGGCTGTATAGTGAATTTAAAATAATAAATATACCAAGTGAAATATTTAATTGGCGTTCTGGAATGATATTTCCTAACATCATTCCAACAATCATACCGCTAATCGCTAATGCAAACATTTTTGCAAAATCGATTTTATCTATAAATTCTTTATCTTTATATGCGACACTTAAAGATTGGTATATCGACATCATTAAAAATACTGGTAAAACATCTAGCCTATTCACAAACAACATGCAAAGTGGTAATGCAAAAATCACAGCTCCAAAGCCTGTAACTGTTTGTATTGTATACCCACAAAATGTAAATATGAACAAACATGACATAATCTGAATTTGAAAATTCATAAAATTCTCCTTACTTTAAATAACTGTCCATAGCATATAAACAGAAACTATTATGGAGAAAAATGCAATTCCTAGTTTTAATATGCGTTGATTTATTTTACTTGAAATACGTGCACCAATTAAAGTACCTATACCGTGTGAAATTGCGCATAAAATCATAAACAATAATATTTGTGATAAACTTGCTTTAGTGTAATAGCCAATAAATGCAGGTATTGCAATAAATATTGAATTAAACAAGCTCATACCTACTGCTTGACGTATATTAAATCCTAATAACGATAACAATGGTACTGATAATATAGGTCCTCCGGCACCGCTGAATGATGATATTGCCGCTATCAAAGTGCCTACTAAAACAACAAAAATATTATTATTACGTAGTTTATATAATTTTGAATTTTCATCGCCGTCTTTGCGTGAAAACAACAATGATATACTTGAACATAATACCATTATATATAGTACGATTTTAGCGGTACGAACGTCCACCATACCATTTGCCCATACACCGATAAGTGAACCGATTATACTTCCTATCATCAATTTCATAATAAATTTAAAATCAATGTCACCGCTTCTGTGATATGATAATGTTCCTATAATGCCTGATACGGCAAATGCAGCAAAACTTAATGTCATACTGTCAGCAACAGGTAATGTAAGTACACCTACATAAAACATAGGTAATAAAAATCCTGCTATACCTGAAACTCCTATGCTTATACCAATAACAAAATTTGCGATAATAATAGCTGTAATCATTTTAACTCCTTAACTTCTAATTTTTTTTAAACTTAAGTCGCCCTTTTTATAAGGGGCATCTTAAATTAGTAACTTACTTCAGTAGGTGAATTTTAAGTATAAATACCTTCTCCTAGAAGTAAATTTTAGGCCTAAGCTCACTCAAAGTTATATGCTTAAGCCTATTAAAATTTATAACTAAACTCTTTTAAGCTTTTTTAGCATTTCTATTTTTAAGTCTTGGTATTCCAAGGAAAAGCATAATAACACCTGATATCATAGCTAACTGTGAATATGTAGAATATTTAAGAATTTCTACTGCTGTCAATTCACCTGTAGTCATACAAGCTGATGCTGTAGAAGCAGCTGCAAGCATCATACCTCCCCAAGGTACGTTAGCCATTGTTGATGTAGCAAACAAGTCAACATAAGCTGCTGTTTTTCTAGGATCAATACCGTATTTTTTTGTTGTTTCCATTTCAATTGGTGCTACTGCAGAAATAGCAACTGTTGAATTTGCTACAAATATTGTAACTAAAACTGTCAAAGCAATATTAGCAAGTACACCTGTTTTTGGTCCATGAGCACGTTTGTCAAGAGCCTGAACAATCCATGCAATACCACCATTGTATTTCATAATTTCGATGATACCACCAACTATCAAAACAATCATAGAAATTTTAGCCATGCCAAGCATACCTTTTTGGAATACCTGCAAGCATCCTACAATCTGGCCATATTCACTTACAAATGTGCCTTGAGCTACACCAATGCCGCTTGCAAGACCAATACCAATTAATAATACATAGAATACATTCACTCCTGCAAGTGCAGTAATAAGTACAACTGCAAATGGCAAAATACGTATTAACTGATATTCACCTGCAATAAATGTATAATCTTGTCCAGATGTCATAAAACCAAATATTATCATTGTTAATATTGCAGCCGGCAATACAATAAAGAAATTGACACGGAATTTATCTCTCATTTCAACGCCACAAAGTCTTGTAGCTGCTATTGTTGTATCTGAAATAACTGACATATTGTCGCCAAATGCTGCACCACCAAGAGCTGCACCAACAACTAATGCTACAGGAATTCCGGTAGCTTCTGCAAGGCCAACTGCAATAGGAGCCATAGCAGTAACTGTACCAACTGATGTACCTAATGCCAAAGCAACAAGGGCTGAAACAAAGAATAATCCAGGTACAAGCATAAAGTCAGGTACAAATGACAGGAAGAAGTTTACAACACTATCTACTGCGCCACCTGCACGAGCAACACCTGCAAAACCTCCTGCAAGCAAGAAAATCAAAATCATAATAACTGTGTTTTCATTTGCTGCACCTTTAGCAAAAGTTGAAACTTTGTCCATTACCGGTCTGTCTGTGTTCATAAATATTGCGACAAATGTTGCTATCATAAAGAATACAATTGCATCAACTATTTTTGAACTTCCACAATAAAGCCCAAAGCCAAATGTTAAGGCTA is from Abyssisolibacter fermentans and encodes:
- the tnpA gene encoding IS200/IS605 family transposase; this encodes MEYNKNSHAIYNIKYHIIWVTKYRYKVLVKPISIRLRDLIIQGCEARNIKMIKGSVGKDHVHMLVSCPPNLSPSKTVQYLKGRSSRLLQEQYPELRKRYWGQHLWARGYFLRAVGNVTEGIVKNYIENQ
- a CDS encoding alanine/glycine:cation symporter family protein, whose amino-acid sequence is MFEMIVNATDFLWGTPLMILMVGTGLLLSVRTGFFQIRGFGTVCKKTFGELFNKSKSKTTNEGNLSSFQALTTVLAGTVGSGNIAGVAAAIAIGGPGAVFWMWIIALVGMMTKMAEVTLAVKYRKKGENGEFYGGPMHYMRKGMGKAGGILGGIYVVALLVEVITDACFVQTNTLATSAQDVFGIPLIVSGIVLVGLSILIIMTGGIRKIGNVCEKLIPPMVIVFIVGALVVIISNIGNVPAAFAMIFKYAFSPAPAVGGFAGSTISLAVGRGASRGIFSSETGMGTATTVHATAQTDHPIHQGMYGVIEVFIDTIIVCTLTALSIIASGVWCNGHTGVVLTFDAFRSVWGQFGIIILCVSVILFTYSSYLGFFIEFRTCIEYIFGEKSVKYLQWFFFIPPILAVTMEVEAIWSLADIAVGFIVIPNLIALIAMNGKFVELFKEYTRKKKATS
- the dpaL gene encoding diaminopropionate ammonia-lyase, which produces MNECFKLVHYDRKKDNLFPVDNFGYKNAQKVQKFHASFPEYSETPLVKLDNLAQNLGIKKIFVKDESYRFGLNAFKVLGGSYSIGNYIAKALGLDISELPYERLISHEIRDKFGEKTFVTATDGNHGRGVAWTANRLKQKSVVYMPKGSAEERLKNIQALGSDASITDLNYDDAVRLANSGAEKNGWIMVQDTAWEGYEDIPSWIMQGYTTMAYEAAQQLKAYEIEKPTHIFLQAGVGALSGGVTGFFADLYGDEERPIITIVEPNKADCIYRTAKADDGKLHFVTGDMDTIMAGLACGEPCTIGWKVLHDHADNFVSCPDYVAAKGMRVLGNPINNDARVISGESGAATLGFVSEVMQNKSLDWLREELQLDENSTVLCFSTEGDTDKENYRRIVWDGLHESY
- a CDS encoding sigma 54-interacting transcriptional regulator codes for the protein MEFKLIDIQEAVIKYANIISQILQVEVEIADKNLIRIAGTGIFKNRVNKDMCNEGCVYKFALESGETQIIHKPRYHELCLTCLNRNTCEEKFEVCTPIKLKGVPIGVIGLICINEAQKKHLLSNFDVHMEFLQQISEFISIAAYEKWEKVREQNYLKSLNFVIDKIENGVIILNKDKYITHINEKGIKQLKLSDDYSRNIVNITLIGDSFLEFKKYQVTINKRSYNLIGELYKLKLSDEQFDEMLIFGDEKKIKDNISKYTNINQVITCEDILSNSNKMSILKNNIKKISLSNSTVLITGESGTGKELFARAIHNESIRKTKPFIAVNCGAIPDALLESELFGYVKGAFTGANPIGKIGKFELADKGTIFLDEIGDMPIYLQTKLLRVLQEKKITKIGSNKVIDVDIRVIAATNKELIKAIEENKFREDLYYRLNIIPFEVPPLRERITDIRILTNYFIKKYSNLFGKKYSNIEVKKEVWDVFFMYSWPGNVRELENTIEFMINMVDNSGILDLSTIPKSIIQNKREIKKKSVDLCKLHELEKNAIKRALEIYGSTTEGKKAAAKKLGIGIATLYRKMKHYNLSK
- a CDS encoding GNAT family N-acetyltransferase codes for the protein MKYEIIRERDAYLVKSLCNELMVYQKSKAKITPERFDSMSFETRLLPSLEKADKNFIMIAKDDDEVVGYVYCNLSAKEVYDNDFATFFDINSVEDQVGCLSQFFIKDGYRGSGIGTRLFNEGMKWLNQLDVKDLFIFVSNGNDNALSFYKHKGFKESHKILDGFITVLRNM
- a CDS encoding winged helix-turn-helix transcriptional regulator: MKAESKYQNKYDSCNLTYALNVVGGKWRLPILWALYKHDILRYNELKRAIEGITNMMLTQSLKELENHGIVHRKQYMEIPPRVEYSLTEDGKDLIPALIALAKWGKQIKEKNKRD
- a CDS encoding sulfite exporter TauE/SafE family protein, with amino-acid sequence MNFQIQIMSCLFIFTFCGYTIQTVTGFGAVIFALPLCMLFVNRLDVLPVFLMMSIYQSLSVAYKDKEFIDKIDFAKMFALAISGMIVGMMLGNIIPERQLNISLGIFIILNSLYSLYLLYTNRQNKKVLKPYHYIYPILSGMMQSAYGMGGPLISMYMDKVTNNKNTYRGMLSLYWGLLNPFIIIGYFIRGQITIDHFYMFLLLFPAVLLGLFIGNKALTKISIIRFQIFVYILLICIGITLFI
- a CDS encoding sulfite exporter TauE/SafE family protein — encoded protein: MITAIIIANFVIGISIGVSGIAGFLLPMFYVGVLTLPVADSMTLSFAAFAVSGIIGTLSYHRSGDIDFKFIMKLMIGSIIGSLIGVWANGMVDVRTAKIVLYIMVLCSSISLLFSRKDGDENSKLYKLRNNNIFVVLVGTLIAAISSFSGAGGPILSVPLLSLLGFNIRQAVGMSLFNSIFIAIPAFIGYYTKASLSQILLFMILCAISHGIGTLIGARISSKINQRILKLGIAFFSIIVSVYMLWTVI
- a CDS encoding Na+/H+ antiporter NhaC family protein, encoding MKEKINFWALTPILLFLALTFGFGLYCGSSKIVDAIVFFMIATFVAIFMNTDRPVMDKVSTFAKGAANENTVIMILIFLLAGGFAGVARAGGAVDSVVNFFLSFVPDFMLVPGLFFVSALVALALGTSVGTVTAMAPIAVGLAEATGIPVALVVGAALGGAAFGDNMSVISDTTIAATRLCGVEMRDKFRVNFFIVLPAAILTMIIFGFMTSGQDYTFIAGEYQLIRILPFAVVLITALAGVNVFYVLLIGIGLASGIGVAQGTFVSEYGQIVGCLQVFQKGMLGMAKISMIVLIVGGIIEIMKYNGGIAWIVQALDKRAHGPKTGVLANIALTVLVTIFVANSTVAISAVAPIEMETTKKYGIDPRKTAAYVDLFATSTMANVPWGGMMLAAASTASACMTTGELTAVEILKYSTYSQLAMISGVIMLFLGIPRLKNRNAKKA